In Hemiscyllium ocellatum isolate sHemOce1 chromosome 38, sHemOce1.pat.X.cur, whole genome shotgun sequence, the genomic window CAGTGGGGGATGCTCTGTGTTGAGCTGCTGAGTAAATTGGGCTCATATTTCTTcggataaaaagtgaggtctgcagatgctggagatcagagctgaaaatgtgttgctggttaaagcacagcaggtcaggcagcatccaaggaacaggaaattcgacgtttcgggccagagcctgatgaagggctgtggcccgaaacgtcgaatctcctgttccttggttgctgcctgacctgctgtgctttaaccagcaacacattttcagctcatatttcTTTGGAGTTTGGAACAAAGAGAGAGGTCTCCATAAGTCTGAGGGACTGGGGGGGCGAGGGAATGATTTACTGGGAGGAGCTGGGAAGTGGGAGAACACATGCTGGAATAGAACTGTTGAACCATAGATGTGATGGAGCACAGAACGAGGCCCTTCgatccatctcatccatgctgacccagggGATGGACCATTTGGCACTGAAGTGAGGAAAACCCATGACACTACAtttaactaatcccttctgcctgccctcggtccatatccctcctttccttgtgtttatctaaaagccccttaaatgccCCCAGCgtccctgcctccaccactccagacagtgtgttccacacTCTTATccctctctgggtaaaaaaacctgcccctcacatctcctttgggctttccccctctcaccttaaataccaCCCCCCAAGATTTAGACATTCCAGCTCTGGGAGAAAGATTTTGTCTGTCAATCCTATCTGTGcaccttataaacttctatcaagcctcccctcagcttccagagaaaaCACCCAgcgtttttctagcctctccttatcacCCCTCCCctcaaatccaggcagcatcctggtcaaaccccctcctgcaccatcccccaAAACCCTGCACGTCCTTCCTGTcatggggtgaccagaattgaacgcagaaCTCTGAGTGCGGCCTAGCCTGAGGCTCAGGAAACCTGACATTCTGACTGTCGGAGATAGTTTTACCGACATGGGCCTGCTCTCCATGCAGCAGTGAAGGCACAGGGTGGTTTAGGAACAGAGTTACAGCAgctggccattcaacccttcaagcatGCTTGAccattcatggctgatttgtAGCCTCACTCCATATCCCTGCCTTGAGACCAATCCCTTAACAACATTACTCGTTCAAAATTCCTCGATCTCAGATTTAACTCAACATCCATCACCCTTTGAGGGACTTCCACCCATTGTGTGTGCAAATGCTTCCGAACATCTCTCCCTGAACATCCCAATCCTAATTCTCAGGCAACTCCACTTGGTTCCTCCAAACTGCGGGAAAATCAACTCTGTCGTTTCCTGTTAAGACCTCGATGGGGTCACCTTCTTAACCTTCCAAACTTCAGGGAGATGACGGCCGGGTTTGGATAATCATAATGTAACCCCAGTTCATCGTTCTGGCAAACGTGCACCACCCCTCCCTGTCCAAAGCGTCGTTTATTTGATATGGTCGCACTCAGAACAATCCTGAGAGAATACAGGAAGCAGAAACGTTGTTCCCACTGGTGAAGGAGTTGAGGGGAATTACCACAGAGACAAGGACCCCAGACCCGAGGGAGGCACATGTTTGTTGACTTTGGAGTGAAGCTAACAGCTGCCGATGATGCGGATGAGGTTGCACACAACTTCGTTTCAGCACCATCAGCAAATATCTGACCAACGTTTGACGCAAGGGGTGGTCTGCATGACTCAGTTACTTTGTGCCCACTTCCACTTCTCCCTAAGCTCTGGGAACATTCAACAAGTTACAGAGCCCAGACTGGCTTCATTTAAAACGTTTGGGGGTTGGCATgttggagttagatacagagtaaagctccttctacactgtccccccatcaaacactcccaggacagggacagcacggggttaggtacagagtaaagctccctctacactgtccccccatcaaacactcccaggacagggacagcacggggttagatacagagtaaagctccctctacactgtcccccatcaaacacacccaggacagggacagcacggggttaggtacagagtaaagctccctctacactgtccccccatcaaacactcccaggacagggacagcacggggttagatacagagtaaagctctttctacactgtcccccatcaaacactcccaggacaggaacagcacggagttagatacagagtaaagctccctctacactgtccccccatcaaacactcccagggacagggacagcacggggttagatacagagtaaagctccctctacagtgtccccccatcaaacactcccaggacagggacagcacagggttagatacagagtaaagctccctctacagtgtcctcccatcaaacactcccaggacagggacagcacagggttagatgcagaataaagctccctctacactgtcccccatcaaaccctcccaggacagggtgaGGTCACTGTCCCACTGCTATGTCTTACTAATATCTCAGAGCAGAGGTCTCTCTCCCTACGGGATGGTCCCCTGATATTTGGTAACTATATGAAAATAAATAGCACTCAAGATAAGGTAGATAAAATAaacagcctgcaccacttcctctggcagctcatttcttaCACACATGAGTGAAAAtgttaggcctcttttatatctttcccctctcaccctaaacctatgcccctctagttctggactcccccacccagggaaaagactttgtctatttatctctccatgcctctcataattttgtacacctctataaggtcacccctcagcctccgacgctccagggaaaacagccccagcctgttcaacctctccctgtagctcagatcctccaaccctggcaacatccttgtaaatcttttctgaaccctttcaagtttcactacatctttccgataggaaggagaccagaattgcacgcaatattccaacagtggcctaaccaagtccATTATCTGCAGTTCTCGGTTTTGTTGATGCACGCTATGTTTTCTGAGGACATAATCTGTTTTCGacaagtaaatcttagcaggacttatacactcaatggtaaggacctagggagtgttgctgaacaaagagaccttggagtgcaggttcatagctccttgaaagtggagttgcaggtagataggattgtgaagaaggcgtttggtatgctttcctttatcggtcagagtattgagtacaggagttgggaggtcatgttgcagctgtacaggacattggttaggccactgttggaatattgcgtgcaatcctggtctccttcctatcggaaagatgtagtgaaacttgaaagggttcagaaaagatttacaaggatgttgccagggttggaggatctgagctacagggaggggctgaacaggctggggctgttttccctggagcgtcggaggctgaggggtgaccttatagaggtttataaaatcatgaggggcatggatagggtaaatagacaaagtctcttccctggggttggagagtccagaactagaggggcttaggtttaggatgagaggggaaagatataaaagggaccaaacaTTTTCACTCTGATgtttatagaatgagctgccagaggaagtggtggaggctggtacaatgacaacatttaagaggcatctggataggtatatgaataggaagggtttggagggatatgggtcgggtgctggcaggtgggactagattgggttgggatatctgggtcagcatggacgggttggaccgaagggtctgtttccctgctgtacatctctctgactcggtGAATCTGCCAGTCCTGTATCCAGATTAGCATGTTTACCCCCCTCCTAACTTGACCAGcacagatgtgatgggccaaagggcctttctctGAGCGGTGGATCTCTATAACTCTACAATCCCCAGCACAATAGCCTTTTCAGTGATTCCCTTCTGAGAGTCGAAGAGCAGAATATCTATGGGGTGTGTCTGAAGCACAACCTAGTCTTCCCATCGTGGAATTCTCTTTAATTCCTCATCTTCACCCAAACCCAACGGGACCTCCCGGGCTCCCTGGTGGGGCTTTGAAACATTGAGGTTTGAGCTTTGAGCTTTGAAGCTTTGAGCTCCTCCTGAAATTCCGGTTACATGGATGTGAAACGCTCAGATGACCTTTTCTTTGGTCAATACCTCAGCGCACGACCTGTGTCCCTGGGGCCCCTCAAATCTCTTTGGTCTGCCACTGTTTTAAAGTCTTCCCCGTTTCCGAATATTCTCGTTCTCTGCCTTTCTCGTCCCATTGTGGTCTTACAGCCCGAtgaatgtgtcgctggaaaagcgcagcaggtcaggcagcatccgaggagcaggagagtcgacatttcgggcataagctcttcatcaggaatgtttatgtccaaaacgtcgactctcctgctcctcggatgctgcctgacctgctgcgcttttccagcaccacaatcccGACTCTAGCTTTTATtaaatagagggatcgagttccggaaccataaggttatgctgcagctgtacaaaactctggagtggccgcacttggagtactgtgtacagttctggtcatcgcattataagaaggacgtggaagctttggaaagggtgcagaggatgttgcctggtatggagggaaggtcttacgaggaaaggctgagggacttgaggctgttcttgttagagagaagaaggttgagaggtgacttaatagagacatacaagataatcagagggttggattgggtggacagggagagcctttttccaagtatggggacagtgaGCACAAgggggagcatagctttaaattgaggggtgatagatataggatagaggtcagaggtagtttctttactcagagagtagtaagggtgtggaatgttttgcctacaacggtagtagattcgccaactttaagtcgtcattggacaggcatatggacgtacatggaatagtgtaggttagatggacttcagattggtatgacaggtcagcgcaacatcgagggccgaagggcctgtgctgcgctgcaatgttctatgttctaatctccAGGActtgcggtcctcactttctcccactctgATACTGACCAGGCCAGACAccctccctcaaaatattttacaaaggTAACTCAGAGTCTCAGgttttgtttttgtaaatttGGGTGTAATGTGGATTTTCCAGGTGTGATACAGCCCACCAAATCACTCAGCTTTAAGCCAAACAGAATCTATTTAGACCCGATGGTTAAAATGCGAACAGCTGAaaatagaatttagaataactattggaaaactgaaCCGACCCAATATAGTGACTTAACTAATTACATGCTGACTTTCCCAAACATCTCTTTCTGATCTTCTACACCACCCACACATCTAactacaccacccccaccccctccccacccccattaaCCTCACCGACAACAGAGGAGCCTGTCCTCCTGAGAGTGTGAGGCCAGCCTACTGAAGGCACAACAAACGCCCTCCCGGACGACAGCCTTCGAGGTAGCTGGTGTTGCCCCCCCCTCAGGAATCTTCCGGAAGTGTCTGGAATCCACCCTCACTAAGGCAAGAAGCCGGTGAaatattggagagagagagagagagagagagagatcggtccccacggtgatggagtgaggaaCTTGAACAGAAGGTGAGATGAACGCATCATTTCGAAGTTGAGATGACTCCCTACTCCGAAGATCTTTGGCAACACTCTGGAAGGAGGGAGAGCCCCATGGTGAAATCTTCAATCTCTTCGTCTTCCACCGCCCAACAAATCCTGAAGATTTGACCGAATTTTGGCATGCctaaccattcctgatgaagagcttatgcctgaactgtcgactctcctgctcctcggatgctgcctgaccggctgtgcttttccagcgccacatgtttTGACCCACTTTCTCCCACCCAATAAGGCCCTTGCTCCAAGGATCCACTCAGCtgctgtcccacccagtcccaggtGATGATGCAGAAAGCGTGTCTCTCAATCTGCGCCGTGCCACCTCAGTCagtgaaataggagcaggaggagggccCCTTGAGTGCGGCCTGATCTAAAATTGCCTTAGCTACGCTAGTCCGCCACCTCCCTCcaaaaccctaaccccaaccacCTTCGCCCCTGAACTTCCCTTTTCCCTTGTGGACGGTTACTGCTCTCGCTGGAGCCCTCAGGAAATGGAGTACCactgaaggagagaaaagaaaaactcCTCTCGACTTCCAATTCTCCGTCTGGAAGTGGCGTCCGAACGCTCCACAGAACCCTTGAAGATGAATCCGTCCTCTCCAGCTTTTCCCATGGCCTCTCCCTGGCCCTTTGAGGCCTAACATTTGGATCCCAAATCCCGCTGCGGTTGAGACTGAGTGAGGATTCCGttctcccttaccttcctgtctgcCTCCCGTTCCTGAGGAAGGTCGTTAGTTTGACTTAAAAGCTACCCTGGGCTTCATTGACTCTCTATAATCCCTAACAGTGGCCAGGCAGGAAGGAGTTAGAAACGGTGGGACtgaagtcacttgtaggccaCCGGGGGGTGCCGTTGGCTCGATTTCACGGGTCAAAGTCAACAGGGGGTATGTGGGACGGCCTGGGAAGCTTTCACAAGTTCTGGGTCAGTGAACCTGCCCCTCCCACTGCCTCCAGGGCAATCAAATGGTTCCCGGTGCATTCCATTTGGAGCTGAGCTGGCGAGAAGTGAAGCATCCTGGGTAGACTCCGATGCCAGTCCATCTTGACGCCGCCACCAAAATGGCCGCCGTGTCCCGGCTCGTCCTTTCTGGGGTTTCCCTGCCTTCCTGTAGCCACTGGCGCAGTTTCCCGCAGTGGGCGCCCCCACACCAGCCTGAAGTACCATAGGCATATGCCAGTAAACGGGCATTGATGTGCGGATGTCAAGCATGGTGCCAGAAATCTTACCACCGGCAGCGTCTCCCTGCCACACGGCCATGTAACCGGTCTCTGCTTCCCCGCAACTTTGGAGACtgtgggaggccattcagccccttgagtgtgTTCTTGCTATCCATCGAAAACACAGCAAAATCATATCCAGGAGGGTAGTGGTGTCTTTGTCACTTTAGTCGCTCTGGCTTCAAATCCCACAGTGACGGATTGGCAGAGTTTGAACTGGAATTGAATGAAATGACCGTGTGAGAAAAGCAGCCCTTTAAGAAAGGGATTCTGCCGGTCAGGCtcgcacgtgactccagacccacagccgtggggttgacccttaactgcccttaGTGGATGGCCCAGCTCAAATCTGAAGCCTTTGTTCCCCGCCCCCAACAGAGggaagcactgaccctcccttgAATGTCTTGCGCTCTTTGACCATCACAAACCCTAGCGATGAGACCCCTAGACTTTAGGCCTGAAAGAATCTGAGGTGATCTTATTCAACTCGCCTTCAGatggtagcatggtggctcagaggtcagcactgctgcctcacagcgctagggactcaggttcgattccagcctcaggcgactgtgtggagtttgcacattctccccgtgtctgcatgggtttcctctgggtgctccggtttcctcccacaatccaaagttgtatAGGTCAGGgtgtgttggccatgctaaattgtcccatagtgtccagggatgtgcaggttggggtggattggccatgctaaattgtcccatagtggccagggatgtgcaggttagggtggattggccatgctaaattgccccatagtgcccagggatgtgcaggttagggtggattggccatgctaaattgtcccatagtggccagggatgtgcaggttagggtggattggccatgctaaattgtcccatagtgcccagggatgtgcaggtcagggtggattggccatgctaaattgtcccatagtgcccagggatgtgcaggtcagggtggattggccatgctaaattgccccatagtgcccagggatgtgcaggttagggtggattggccatgctaaattgtcccatagtgcccaggggtgtgtaagtccggtgcattagtcaggggtaaatatgaggtaggggaatgagtctgggtgggttagtctttggagggtcagtgtgaatttgttgggccgaaaggcctgtttcaacactgtcaGGATCCTGTGATTCACATAAGGGGGAGTGGAAGGGCAAACTCCCCCTGAATTAAATTACCAAAGACTCCCTTCAGGAGGCGCTTCGAGAGTGCAATGGAGAGTGATGTCCCAAAGTCACGaaataacactttttttttctgtttcttttttaaagGAATACTACTATGATGACTTTGATCTCTCTGACCTTGTGGTTAGTCAACCGTGCAGGCCCATTGTAGTTGAAAACTTTGTGCGAGTCTTTGTCCCCATCCTGTATTCCCTCGTCCTCCTCTTGGGTGTTCTGGGCAACATGATGGTAATTCTCATCATCGGCCGCCTCAGGTCTGCGAGGAGGACTCTCACAGACACCTTCATCCTCCACTTGGCAGGAGCCGATCtcctcctggtcctcaccctccCGTTCTGGGCAGTCGAGGCGGTCATGGGTTGGACGTTTGGCACCACCATGTGCAAGCTGATCGGCGCCATCTTCGCCCTGAACCTGTACAGCAGCATCCTCTTCCTGGTCTGCATCAGCTTTGACCGGTACCTGGCCATCGTCCACGCCATCCACATGTACCGCAAACGCAAGCCCGTCTACGTCCACCTGGCCTGCATCGTGGTCTGGTCtttctgcctcctgctggccaccGTTGACCTCATCTTCCGCGACGTGTACACCTCTAGCTACCTCAACACCAGCGTCTGCACCTACATGTTCCACCCAGACAGCGCCGCAGCCTGGAAACTCACCATCGTCGCCACCCATCACGTCATTGGCTTCTTTGTGCCAATGGCCGCCATGTTGTACTGCTACTGCCTGATCTTCAAGACCCTGTGCCGTGCTCACATGCTGGAGAGGCAGAAGACCCTCAAGGTGGTGGTCGCCCTGGTAGTGGTCTTCGTCGTCTGCTGGTTGCCCTACAACGCCGTGCTCTTCGTCGACACCCTCCAGTCCCTGGGCGCCATCCGGCCCGACTGCTCTGGCCTCAACGTCCTGGACATCAGCCGCACGGTCACCCAGAGCCTGGGCCTGGTCCACTGCTGCCTGAACCCCCTCCTCTA contains:
- the LOC132833983 gene encoding C-X-C chemokine receptor type 3-2-like isoform X1, whose protein sequence is MDNSTEQSLLEFTSEYYYDDFDLSDLVVSQPCRPIVVENFVRVFVPILYSLVLLLGVLGNMMVILIIGRLRSARRTLTDTFILHLAGADLLLVLTLPFWAVEAVMGWTFGTTMCKLIGAIFALNLYSSILFLVCISFDRYLAIVHAIHMYRKRKPVYVHLACIVVWSFCLLLATVDLIFRDVYTSSYLNTSVCTYMFHPDSAAAWKLTIVATHHVIGFFVPMAAMLYCYCLIFKTLCRAHMLERQKTLKVVVALVVVFVVCWLPYNAVLFVDTLQSLGAIRPDCSGLNVLDISRTVTQSLGLVHCCLNPLLYAFIGVKFRREVLSLLAHVGCPTGRLASGRHSGKLKRTISAISDSETSTSHSVIW